The region CGGAGACCTTTGGCGTCAGCCGCACCGGGATCCGGCGGGTGCTGCAGCGCCTTGCCGCAGTGCAACTGGTTACCCATCTGCCCAAGCGTGGTGCACAGGTGACAACGCCGGGGCAGGATGAGGCGGCGAACGTATTCCAGACGCGCAAAATGCTGGAGTGCGCCAATTTGCCGCGGGTGATTGCAGCCTGCCGCGAAGAACATCTGTTGGCGATGGAAGGCATAGTGGCACAGGAACAGCAGGCGCACCGCGATCAGGACGGCGCGGCGGCCATTCGTCTGTCTGCCGCGTTTCACGTTCAATTACAGGCGATCGCCGGCAATAACGTACTGACCGAAATGGTTTCGCAACTCACGCTGCGCTCATCACTGGTGATTGCCGTTTACGGCTCACCCTGGCAGCAGGGTTGCCGTTGTCACGATCACAGCGATCTGTTGGCGCAGCTGCGCCGCAAGGACGGCACGGCGCTGGCAGAGCACATGGCCCGCCATTTTGACGATATTGTGGCGAACCTGAGATTTAATGACGGTGCGGATGAAACCCCTGATTTCGCCCGCATTTTTGCCAAGCCCGGTTTGCAGGAGCCTTTATGACCGCCGATTGCATCATCCAGGTTATCAACCCGAACACCAGCCGGGCCATGACGGCGACCATTGCCGATGCAGCCCGCGCCGTGGCCGCGCCGGGTACCGAGATCCTGGCGGTTTGTCCGCAAGAGGGGGCGCCGTCGATAGAAGGCCATTTCGACGAAGCGATTGCCGCGATCGGCGTTCTGCAACAGGTCAAACTCGGCCGCGAAGCCGGCGTCAGCGGCCATATCATTGCCTGTTTTGGCGATCCGGGCCTGCTGGCGGCGCGTGAGCTGGCAAGCCGGCCGGTGGTAGGCATCGCCGAGGCGGCCATGCATATGGCGACGCTGGTGGCGACGCGCTTTTCTATCGTCACCACGCTGCCGCGCACGCTGACCATTGCGCGCCACTTACTGCATCAATACGGGTTTGAGCGCCACTGCGCCGCGCTGCACGCTATCGATCTGCCGGTGCTGACGCTGGAAGATGGCAGCGGCCTGGCTCAGCGAAAAGTACGCGAACAGTGCATTAAAGCAAAACAACACGACGGCAGCGGGGCGATCGTGCTCGGCTGTGGCGGCATGGCCGATTTGGCGCGCGAACTGACGCAGGAGCTGGGGATCCCGGTGATCGACGGCGTCAGCGCGGCGGTGAAAATGATCGAGTCGCTTCATGCGCTGGGCCTGAGCACCAGCAAGCACGGCGATCTGGATTTCCCGCTGGTCAAACCCTTGTCCGGCATGTTTGGCAGTTTTAACGGGTAATAGGCAGAGGGAAACGGCGATGAAAGAGTATGACTTCAATCAAGAGTATCCCCGTGATTTGATGGGGTATGGCGGCCGGCCGCCGCACGCCCGCTGGCCGGGGCAGGCGCGTATTGCAGTGCAGTTTGTCCTCAACTACGAGGAGGGCGCGGAAAACAGCGTGCTGCATGGCGACGCCGGTTCCGAACAGTTCCTGTCCGATATCATTGGCGCGGCCAGCTACCCCGAACGGCATATGTCGATGGAGTCGCTGTACGAGTACGGGTCACGCGCCGGGTTCTGGCGTATCCATAATGAGTTTCAACGTCGTGGCCTGCCGTTGACGGTGTTTGGCGTGGCGATGGCGCTGGCGCGCAATCCGCTGGTGGTCGAGGCGATCAAAAACGCCAATTATGATGTGGTCAGCCACGGCTGGCGCTGGATCCACTATCAGAATATGGATGAAGCCACCGAACGGCAGCATATGCAGCGGGCGATCTCGGTACTGAGCGATCTGTTCGGCAAGGCGCCGCTCGGCTGGTATACCGGCCGCGACAGCCCGAACACCCGCAGGCTGGTGGTGGAACAGGGCGGTTTGCTGTACGACAGCGACTATTATGGCGACGATTTGCCGTTCTGGACCGAAGTGCAGTGCGCCAATGGCGAAAAAAAACCGCATCTGATCGTGCCCTACACGCTTGAGGCCAACGATATGCGCTTTGCTTCGCCGCAGGGCTTTAATACCGGCGAGCAGTTCTATACCTACCTGAAAGACAGCTTTGACGTGCTGTATGCCGAAGGGGAAGTATCGCCGAAGATGCTGTCGATCGGCATGCACTGCCGCTTGCTGGGGCGTCCAGGCAAGTTCCGTGCGTTGCAACGGTTCCTGGATTATGTCGAGCAGCACGATCGGGTCTGGGTATGCCGACGGCAGGATATCGCCGAACATTGGGCGGAACATCATCCATTTTGCAA is a window of Serratia plymuthica DNA encoding:
- a CDS encoding GntR family transcriptional regulator, whose protein sequence is MIGTTIGANTAWLGQQATYFTEDKDDHIYNELVKAIVEHRLLPGSKLPEEALAETFGVSRTGIRRVLQRLAAVQLVTHLPKRGAQVTTPGQDEAANVFQTRKMLECANLPRVIAACREEHLLAMEGIVAQEQQAHRDQDGAAAIRLSAAFHVQLQAIAGNNVLTEMVSQLTLRSSLVIAVYGSPWQQGCRCHDHSDLLAQLRRKDGTALAEHMARHFDDIVANLRFNDGADETPDFARIFAKPGLQEPL
- the hpxA gene encoding allantoin racemase, producing MTADCIIQVINPNTSRAMTATIADAARAVAAPGTEILAVCPQEGAPSIEGHFDEAIAAIGVLQQVKLGREAGVSGHIIACFGDPGLLAARELASRPVVGIAEAAMHMATLVATRFSIVTTLPRTLTIARHLLHQYGFERHCAALHAIDLPVLTLEDGSGLAQRKVREQCIKAKQHDGSGAIVLGCGGMADLARELTQELGIPVIDGVSAAVKMIESLHALGLSTSKHGDLDFPLVKPLSGMFGSFNG
- the puuE gene encoding allantoinase PuuE — its product is MKEYDFNQEYPRDLMGYGGRPPHARWPGQARIAVQFVLNYEEGAENSVLHGDAGSEQFLSDIIGAASYPERHMSMESLYEYGSRAGFWRIHNEFQRRGLPLTVFGVAMALARNPLVVEAIKNANYDVVSHGWRWIHYQNMDEATERQHMQRAISVLSDLFGKAPLGWYTGRDSPNTRRLVVEQGGLLYDSDYYGDDLPFWTEVQCANGEKKPHLIVPYTLEANDMRFASPQGFNTGEQFYTYLKDSFDVLYAEGEVSPKMLSIGMHCRLLGRPGKFRALQRFLDYVEQHDRVWVCRRQDIAEHWAEHHPFCK